A region from the Halobacillus mangrovi genome encodes:
- a CDS encoding formyltransferase family protein: MKEVKSVKKKVAFATCVQLGQSCIEEILRIGGELDLLICLKDNKAKNKSGRIYLDEIAATYNIPLLKIDNINDDEVLNTLKAHEIDWLFIIGWSQIAKREVLNTPTYGCIGMHPTLLPEGRGRAAIPWAIIKGLRKTGVTMFKLDEGVDTGDIIAQEAIYLNETTTASELYKKVDEMHISLITNNWDSVVNNRINLQKQNENSATHWPGRKPEDGEILNVMTMDEAEKLVRAVTHPYPGAFFKDETRTLRIWSAITNKRHGEIKLSDGYLIPIDYEIEVEL, from the coding sequence ATGAAGGAAGTGAAAAGCGTGAAGAAAAAAGTAGCTTTTGCAACCTGTGTTCAATTAGGACAAAGTTGTATTGAAGAAATACTTCGAATAGGTGGGGAATTAGACCTGTTGATATGCCTTAAAGACAATAAGGCTAAGAATAAATCTGGCAGAATATATCTTGATGAGATTGCTGCTACATATAATATTCCTTTACTTAAAATTGATAATATTAATGATGACGAGGTATTAAATACTCTAAAAGCACATGAAATTGATTGGTTATTCATCATTGGATGGTCTCAAATTGCGAAGAGGGAAGTATTAAATACACCTACTTATGGTTGTATAGGTATGCATCCAACTTTGTTACCTGAAGGACGAGGCAGAGCGGCTATCCCTTGGGCAATTATAAAAGGTTTAAGAAAAACGGGTGTGACTATGTTCAAGTTAGATGAAGGTGTCGATACGGGAGATATTATAGCCCAAGAGGCAATTTATTTAAATGAGACTACTACAGCATCTGAATTGTATAAAAAAGTAGATGAGATGCATATATCCCTTATTACCAATAATTGGGATTCCGTTGTTAACAATAGAATCAATCTGCAAAAGCAAAATGAAAATAGTGCTACACACTGGCCGGGAAGGAAACCCGAAGATGGAGAGATATTAAATGTCATGACTATGGATGAAGCAGAAAAGCTAGTAAGAGCCGTGACACACCCGTACCCTGGGGCATTCTTTAAAGATGAAACAAGAACCCTTAGAATATGGTCGGCTATTACCAACAAGAGACACGGTGAAATTAAGCTGAGTGATGGATATTTAATACCTATTGATTACGAAATAGAGGTTGAGTTATGA
- a CDS encoding NAD-dependent epimerase/dehydratase family protein — MKKILITGLNSYIGTSFKNWVSNDPCNYSVDKISMRDSEWIDHSFSKYDVIFHTAAIVHTKEKNPSVYYEVNRDLTINLARKAKRAGVKQFIFLSTMGVYGTETGVITEDSMPAPKTEYAKSKLDAEKGLQKLASRTFKVVIIRPPLVYGEGCPGNYKKLETLALKCPVFPDVINRRSMIYIDNLSEFVKNIVDLDLGGLFFPQNKDYISTTELIKNINYFHNNKTRVSKYLNWVVSIGMKWSETLRKVFGSFIYDKSMPGGPESYLQGKKPNYETVSFKESIKCSKGKEKA; from the coding sequence ATGAAAAAAATACTAATTACAGGACTAAACAGCTACATAGGAACGTCGTTTAAGAATTGGGTATCAAACGATCCTTGTAATTATTCAGTAGACAAAATAAGTATGAGAGACAGTGAATGGATAGATCATTCATTTAGTAAATATGACGTAATCTTTCACACAGCTGCTATCGTACACACTAAAGAGAAGAATCCTTCTGTATATTATGAGGTTAACAGAGATTTAACAATCAATCTTGCCAGAAAAGCCAAACGGGCTGGTGTCAAACAGTTTATATTTTTAAGCACCATGGGAGTGTACGGTACTGAAACAGGGGTTATTACTGAGGACTCTATGCCAGCACCAAAAACCGAGTACGCAAAATCAAAACTTGATGCAGAGAAAGGTTTACAAAAGTTAGCCAGTCGTACGTTCAAGGTTGTAATAATAAGGCCACCACTAGTGTACGGAGAGGGGTGTCCTGGTAATTATAAAAAGCTTGAAACTCTAGCTTTAAAATGTCCCGTGTTTCCTGATGTCATAAATAGACGAAGCATGATTTATATCGATAACTTGTCGGAATTCGTAAAAAACATAGTTGACCTCGATTTAGGTGGGTTGTTCTTTCCTCAAAATAAAGATTATATAAGTACAACCGAATTGATAAAAAATATTAATTATTTTCATAACAATAAAACAAGAGTATCAAAATATCTTAATTGGGTTGTCTCAATTGGAATGAAATGGTCTGAAACATTACGTAAGGTATTCGGCTCTTTTATTTACGATAAAAGCATGCCTGGTGGACCAGAATCTTATTTACAAGGAAAAAAACCTAACTATGAAACAGTTTCTTTTAAAGAATCAATAAAATGTAGTAAAGGTAAGGAGAAGGCTTGA
- a CDS encoding tyrosine-protein phosphatase — translation MIDIHSHILPGVDDGAQTIEESMKMAEAAVADGIDTIIATPHHKNGSFDNYKHDIIIQVGELNRQLQQRNIPLEVLPGQETRVYGELLNGLETNDILPINEKTNYVFVEFPSGSVPKYASQLFFDLQMAEYQPIIVHPERNKQLIEQPDLIYSFVKRGAFTQLTAGSVCGHFGRKIKKFSHQLIEHNLAHLIATDAHNTSARGFCLTDAYGEVRKEFGLDMVYLLSENAEAVVNGKVLGAEPPEHIKKVKLFGLFG, via the coding sequence TTGATAGATATACATAGTCACATTTTACCTGGGGTCGATGATGGAGCCCAAACCATCGAAGAAAGTATGAAAATGGCGGAAGCTGCGGTAGCAGATGGTATTGATACCATTATTGCTACACCTCATCACAAGAATGGCAGCTTTGATAATTATAAGCACGACATTATCATACAAGTCGGTGAATTAAATCGCCAGTTACAGCAGAGAAACATCCCATTAGAGGTACTTCCTGGCCAAGAAACCAGAGTGTATGGGGAGCTTCTAAATGGTTTAGAAACCAATGACATCCTTCCAATCAACGAAAAAACAAACTATGTTTTCGTGGAGTTTCCATCGGGGAGCGTCCCAAAGTACGCCAGCCAACTATTCTTTGATTTGCAAATGGCTGAGTACCAACCGATCATTGTTCATCCAGAAAGAAATAAACAACTGATTGAACAGCCGGATTTAATATATTCCTTCGTGAAGCGAGGGGCCTTCACTCAGCTGACAGCTGGGAGTGTGTGCGGCCACTTTGGTAGGAAGATAAAGAAATTCTCTCATCAGCTGATCGAGCATAACCTTGCTCATCTGATTGCGACCGACGCGCACAATACGTCAGCAAGAGGATTTTGTTTAACAGATGCTTATGGAGAAGTAAGAAAAGAATTTGGTCTTGATATGGTGTATTTGCTATCAGAAAACGCTGAAGCAGTCGTTAATGGCAAGGTGCTGGGTGCAGAGCCCCCTGAACATATAAAGAAAGTGAAGTTATTCGGATTATTTGGTTAG
- the galU gene encoding UTP--glucose-1-phosphate uridylyltransferase GalU, with protein MKKIKKAIIPAAGLGTRFLPATKAMPKEMLPIVDKPTIQYIVEEAIESGIEDIIIVTGKGKRAIEDHFDKNFELEDNLLQKEKYDLLDKVNATSNVEIHFIRQKEPKGLGHAVWCARKFIGDEPFAILLGDDIVRAEKPCLRQLIDQYEDTLSSVIGVQTVSEIETHRYGIIDPHYQEGRRYQVNTFVEKPKQGTAPSNLAIMGRYILTPDIFMFLDKEEKGAGGEVQLTDAIEQLNQNANVFAYDFEGVRYDVGEILGFIKTTFELALERDELKDEVLNFLQSVSNKYSIETVNS; from the coding sequence ATGAAAAAAATTAAAAAAGCTATTATTCCAGCAGCTGGACTTGGTACACGCTTCCTACCTGCAACAAAAGCAATGCCTAAAGAAATGCTTCCAATCGTAGATAAGCCCACTATTCAATATATAGTAGAAGAAGCTATAGAATCAGGTATTGAAGATATTATCATTGTAACTGGTAAAGGAAAGCGTGCTATTGAAGATCATTTTGATAAAAACTTTGAATTAGAAGATAATTTACTACAAAAGGAAAAGTACGATCTTTTAGATAAAGTAAATGCTACTTCTAATGTAGAAATTCATTTTATCCGTCAGAAAGAACCAAAAGGGCTTGGCCATGCTGTATGGTGTGCGCGTAAGTTTATAGGTGATGAACCATTTGCTATTTTACTAGGTGATGATATTGTGCGTGCAGAGAAACCATGTTTACGTCAGTTGATTGATCAGTATGAAGATACCCTTTCTTCCGTTATTGGAGTGCAGACTGTCAGTGAAATAGAAACTCATCGCTACGGTATAATTGATCCTCATTACCAAGAAGGACGAAGGTATCAAGTCAACACTTTTGTTGAAAAGCCTAAACAAGGTACTGCACCTTCAAACCTAGCAATTATGGGTAGATATATACTTACTCCTGATATTTTTATGTTCCTTGATAAAGAGGAAAAAGGAGCAGGGGGAGAAGTGCAGTTGACGGATGCTATTGAGCAACTAAATCAGAATGCAAATGTTTTTGCTTATGATTTTGAAGGGGTGCGTTATGATGTTGGAGAAATACTTGGGTTTATTAAAACAACATTCGAGCTTGCGCTTGAACGAGATGAGTTGAAAGATGAAGTACTGAATTTTCTACAAAGTGTTTCTAATAAATATTCTATAGAAACTGTAAACAGCTAA
- a CDS encoding sugar transferase, giving the protein MKGKKVQKSIKRIFDIMVSLIILIPFFPIWFIIAILIKITSPGPILFLQDRPGKCKNIFKVYKFRTMKPGSEKMVKGQEVMKDDDRITAVGRLLRRSKVDEIPQIINVLKGEMSLVGPRPERVESLSDYTNEIAKRLNMRPGLTGLAQVSGNIYISLEERYKYDLYYVRNFSLWLDIKIILRTVGVVLLGEDRYVDKSLIDISEVQINSTSEKRFVK; this is encoded by the coding sequence ATGAAAGGGAAGAAGGTTCAGAAATCTATAAAACGCATATTTGATATTATGGTATCTTTAATTATTCTTATACCTTTTTTTCCGATATGGTTCATAATTGCGATATTAATTAAAATTACTTCCCCAGGTCCAATACTCTTTCTCCAAGATAGACCTGGAAAATGCAAGAATATCTTTAAGGTCTACAAATTTAGAACAATGAAACCTGGTTCAGAGAAAATGGTTAAAGGTCAGGAAGTTATGAAAGACGATGACCGTATAACAGCAGTAGGAAGGCTTTTGCGAAGAAGTAAAGTGGATGAAATTCCTCAGATCATTAATGTTTTGAAGGGCGAGATGAGCTTAGTTGGTCCTAGGCCTGAGCGAGTAGAGTCGCTATCTGACTATACTAATGAGATTGCAAAAAGGTTAAATATGAGGCCTGGCTTGACGGGTCTAGCTCAGGTTAGTGGTAATATTTACATTTCCTTAGAAGAAAGATACAAATACGACTTATATTATGTGAGAAATTTTAGCTTATGGCTTGATATAAAAATAATATTAAGAACAGTGGGTGTTGTTCTTCTTGGAGAAGACAGGTATGTGGATAAAAGTTTAATTGACATCAGTGAAGTTCAAATCAATTCTACTTCAGAAAAGAGATTTGTTAAATGA
- a CDS encoding polysaccharide biosynthesis protein produces the protein MTAAYRRRLLLLIVIDSFIVSFSIYMSHFFLNPYVAVFDGIMVVSALTLLITHHLYSSLFGMYKKKWRYASTEELFGIIFVVTLSIISTTIIQLLAFGTIYERALTITWMLHILLIGGVRFAWQYYKSYGLTINPKFKRAKIVTNNPNAKRTLIIGAGSAGRMLARQMRTSNEIETDVVGFLDDDFTMHHLTVSGLPVLGDTNDIEKITSKHSINHIVIAMPSVKRERVKTIIQDSKKVVKNVQTLPMIEDIALGNVSVNQIRDVQIEDLLGREPVELDIDSIESEIKGRTVLVTGAGGSIGSEICRQLVKFKPERLVLLGHGENSIYTIHMELSQLGLDTELVPVIADVQDRERIFEVVNHYGPSYVYHAAAHKHVPLMEVNPEEAIKNNVIGTKNVSEAADAAGVKTFVLVSTDKAVNPPNIMGATKRIAEMVIQSLSKRSQTKFVAVRFGNVLGSRGSVIPLFKKQIASGGPVTVTHPDMTRYFMTIPEASRLVLQAGTLASGGEIFVLDMGEPVKIVDLAKNLIHLSGFSEDEIPIKFAGIRPGEKMYEELLGDDEVYSEPIFPKILIGKTVEFDEDSVNKLVREHMNYSQELVKHYAINLANSQKQPELIAR, from the coding sequence ATGACAGCAGCCTATAGAAGAAGGTTACTGCTATTAATTGTCATCGATTCATTCATCGTGTCGTTTTCAATTTATATGTCCCATTTCTTTTTGAACCCTTATGTCGCTGTGTTTGATGGAATCATGGTTGTATCTGCGCTCACATTGCTGATTACCCATCATCTCTATTCAAGCCTGTTTGGCATGTACAAGAAGAAGTGGCGGTATGCCAGTACGGAAGAATTATTTGGAATTATATTTGTAGTAACTCTATCCATTATATCAACCACAATCATACAATTACTTGCCTTTGGAACCATTTACGAACGTGCCTTGACGATCACATGGATGCTACATATTTTACTTATCGGCGGTGTGCGTTTTGCGTGGCAGTATTATAAGAGTTATGGGCTAACTATTAATCCGAAATTTAAAAGAGCAAAGATTGTTACAAACAATCCTAATGCCAAACGAACGTTAATTATTGGAGCAGGTTCTGCAGGTCGTATGCTTGCGCGTCAAATGCGCACTTCAAATGAAATAGAGACAGACGTAGTCGGTTTTCTGGATGATGATTTCACGATGCACCACCTAACTGTAAGTGGATTACCCGTGCTTGGTGATACGAATGATATTGAAAAGATTACTTCAAAACACTCTATTAACCATATCGTCATTGCCATGCCATCTGTTAAGCGTGAACGGGTAAAAACTATTATTCAAGATTCAAAGAAAGTTGTTAAAAACGTACAGACCCTACCTATGATTGAAGATATTGCATTAGGGAATGTCTCAGTGAATCAGATTCGTGATGTCCAAATAGAGGATTTATTAGGACGGGAGCCTGTGGAACTTGATATCGATTCCATTGAATCCGAAATTAAAGGCAGAACCGTATTAGTTACGGGGGCAGGCGGTTCAATCGGTTCAGAGATTTGCCGCCAATTAGTAAAATTCAAGCCAGAACGCTTAGTTCTTTTGGGACACGGAGAAAACAGCATTTATACGATACATATGGAGTTGTCACAACTTGGACTAGATACTGAACTAGTGCCTGTCATCGCTGATGTCCAAGACCGTGAGCGCATTTTTGAAGTCGTGAACCATTATGGACCTTCTTATGTCTACCACGCAGCTGCGCATAAGCATGTGCCATTGATGGAAGTGAATCCTGAAGAAGCGATTAAGAATAACGTAATTGGAACAAAAAATGTATCAGAAGCAGCCGATGCAGCAGGAGTAAAAACCTTTGTCCTTGTGTCCACTGACAAAGCTGTAAATCCTCCCAACATTATGGGAGCAACCAAGCGAATTGCGGAAATGGTTATTCAGTCACTTAGCAAACGAAGCCAGACCAAGTTTGTTGCGGTACGGTTTGGGAATGTGCTAGGAAGTAGAGGGTCAGTAATTCCATTATTTAAGAAACAAATTGCAAGCGGTGGTCCTGTTACAGTTACCCATCCTGATATGACCCGTTACTTTATGACGATTCCAGAAGCATCTCGCTTAGTACTTCAAGCAGGAACGTTAGCGAGTGGCGGAGAAATTTTCGTGCTCGATATGGGTGAACCAGTAAAAATTGTGGATCTTGCAAAAAATTTGATCCATCTATCTGGATTTAGTGAAGATGAGATTCCTATTAAGTTCGCAGGTATTCGTCCAGGTGAAAAAATGTACGAAGAATTACTTGGAGATGATGAAGTTTATAGTGAACCGATCTTCCCTAAGATTTTAATTGGGAAAACAGTAGAATTTGACGAAGATTCGGTTAACAAACTTGTTAGAGAACATATGAATTATAGTCAAGAATTAGTTAAGCATTATGCTATTAATTTAGCTAATTCTCAAAAACAACCTGAACTAATTGCTAGATAG
- a CDS encoding capsular polysaccharide biosynthesis protein CapF, with protein sequence MNILVTGARGFIGKNLIAELKNIGDSTILEYSRDTSYELLEDYCKQADFVFHLAGVNRPKDNSEFMDGNYGFTSELLDMLKKYENTCPLMISSSTQAELNNPYGISKKAGEKLLFDYSQKTGAKVLIYRFPNVFGKWCKPNYNSVIATFCHNISRDIPIQINDPATLLNLVYIDDVIKELINALQSNENLVGDFCEVPKVHSITLGEVADLLYSFRRSREGKYVPDMSVPLIKKLYSTYLTYLPQDQFSYDLKMNVDNRGSFTEFIRTPDRGQVSVNISKPGITKGNHWHHTKNEKFLVVSGNGVIRFRKYGSNEVIEYFVSGNNMEVVDIPTGYIHNIENLGEVDMVTIMWANEPFDPENPDTYYSEV encoded by the coding sequence ATGAATATTCTAGTAACTGGTGCAAGAGGGTTTATTGGTAAAAACCTTATTGCAGAGTTAAAGAACATAGGGGATTCTACCATTTTGGAATATAGTAGAGATACAAGCTATGAGTTATTAGAAGATTATTGCAAACAAGCAGATTTTGTATTTCATCTGGCAGGAGTAAATAGACCGAAAGATAATTCAGAGTTTATGGATGGAAATTATGGTTTCACCTCTGAACTGTTAGATATGTTAAAGAAATATGAGAATACTTGTCCATTAATGATATCCTCCTCTACTCAAGCCGAGCTTAATAATCCATATGGCATAAGTAAAAAAGCAGGAGAAAAACTATTATTTGACTACAGTCAAAAAACAGGTGCGAAGGTGTTAATATATAGGTTTCCAAATGTTTTTGGAAAGTGGTGTAAACCTAACTACAATAGCGTAATAGCTACATTTTGTCATAACATTAGTCGAGATATTCCTATTCAAATTAATGACCCTGCCACATTACTAAATTTAGTTTACATTGATGATGTTATAAAGGAATTAATTAATGCGTTACAAAGTAATGAAAACTTGGTAGGAGATTTTTGCGAAGTACCTAAAGTGCACTCGATAACTCTTGGAGAAGTGGCAGACTTATTATACTCTTTTCGAAGAAGCAGAGAAGGAAAATATGTTCCTGATATGTCTGTCCCATTGATTAAAAAATTATACAGTACATATTTAACTTATTTGCCTCAGGATCAATTTAGTTATGATTTAAAAATGAACGTAGATAATAGAGGGTCTTTTACTGAATTTATAAGAACACCTGATAGAGGACAAGTTTCGGTAAATATCTCCAAGCCAGGAATTACTAAAGGTAACCATTGGCATCACACAAAGAATGAAAAGTTTTTAGTAGTTAGTGGAAATGGTGTTATTAGATTCAGAAAATATGGATCTAATGAGGTAATTGAATACTTTGTTAGTGGGAACAATATGGAAGTTGTGGATATACCTACTGGTTATATTCACAATATCGAAAATCTTGGGGAAGTTGATATGGTTACTATAATGTGGGCAAACGAACCATTTGATCCCGAGAATCCGGACACATATTACTCGGAGGTATAA
- a CDS encoding nucleoside-diphosphate sugar epimerase/dehydratase, whose amino-acid sequence MFEGKTLLITGGTGSFGHAVMKRFLDTEIKEIRIFSRDEKKQDDMRKLYRSEKLKFYLGDVRDLSSVKDAMHNVDYIFHAAALKQVPSCEFFPLEAVKTNIIGTENVLTASIEKGVKKVICLSTDKAAYPINAMGISKAMMEKVFVAKSKTVDPERTLICGTRYGNVMASRGSVIPLFIEQIKNGQPITITDPDMTRFLMSLEDAVELVVFAFYNADAGDIMVQKSPASTIGDLAQAIKELFNADNEIKVIGTRHGEKLYETLLTKEENVDAQDLGGFYKVPVDKRDLNYDKYFVEGDEKLSTDKEYNSHNTQRLNIEEIKDKLLTLDYVQEELKGWNL is encoded by the coding sequence ATGTTTGAAGGTAAGACTTTATTAATTACAGGTGGTACTGGGTCTTTCGGTCACGCCGTCATGAAAAGATTTCTTGATACTGAAATCAAAGAAATAAGAATTTTCTCTAGGGATGAGAAAAAACAGGATGATATGCGAAAGCTATATAGGAGTGAGAAGCTGAAGTTTTATTTAGGAGATGTAAGAGACTTAAGTAGCGTTAAAGATGCAATGCACAATGTGGACTATATTTTTCATGCAGCCGCTTTAAAACAAGTACCCTCGTGTGAATTTTTCCCGTTAGAAGCTGTGAAAACTAATATTATAGGTACAGAGAATGTACTAACTGCCTCTATTGAAAAAGGTGTAAAAAAAGTTATATGTTTATCAACAGATAAAGCAGCCTATCCAATTAATGCAATGGGGATCTCTAAGGCTATGATGGAAAAAGTATTTGTTGCTAAATCAAAGACTGTAGACCCTGAAAGGACATTAATATGTGGGACTCGTTATGGTAATGTTATGGCCTCAAGAGGATCGGTTATTCCTTTATTTATTGAACAGATTAAAAATGGACAGCCAATCACAATTACAGATCCAGATATGACTAGGTTTCTTATGAGCTTAGAAGATGCCGTTGAGCTTGTGGTCTTTGCATTCTATAATGCAGACGCAGGAGATATAATGGTTCAAAAATCCCCAGCATCTACAATAGGTGATCTTGCTCAAGCTATTAAAGAATTATTTAATGCTGACAATGAAATTAAAGTAATTGGTACTCGGCACGGCGAAAAATTATATGAGACCTTATTAACTAAAGAAGAGAACGTGGATGCTCAAGATCTAGGTGGATTTTATAAAGTGCCTGTCGATAAAAGGGATCTTAATTATGATAAGTATTTTGTAGAGGGTGATGAAAAGCTTTCCACCGATAAGGAGTACAACTCTCATAACACACAAAGGCTAAATATAGAGGAGATAAAGGATAAACTACTAACTCTCGATTATGTTCAAGAAGAATTGAAAGGTTGGAATTTATAA
- a CDS encoding PIG-L deacetylase family protein translates to MSYLVVVAHPDDEVLGAGATMYKLAQKGHSVNVCILSGGVNARNRRPTTEELNDDVNNSMKLLGVDKVITGNFPNIELNTVPHIELVKFIEEAIIETKANVVFTHHPADLNNDHLHTSLACQAAVRLFQRRGEVQPLKELLFMEVPSSTEWGLNKTMNQYSPNTFIEIGEKNVNKKLEALSHYRGVMRDYPHPRSHDYIKGLASYRGGQAGMVYAESFESVFRRDF, encoded by the coding sequence ATGTCATATCTAGTTGTAGTCGCCCACCCAGACGACGAAGTTTTAGGAGCTGGAGCTACTATGTATAAACTTGCTCAAAAAGGACATTCAGTGAATGTATGTATATTATCAGGGGGAGTAAACGCAAGAAACCGCAGACCCACAACAGAAGAGTTGAATGATGATGTCAACAATTCTATGAAATTGTTAGGCGTGGATAAAGTAATTACTGGAAACTTTCCAAACATAGAACTTAATACGGTCCCTCATATAGAATTGGTAAAATTCATAGAAGAAGCAATCATTGAAACTAAAGCAAATGTTGTTTTCACTCATCACCCAGCGGACTTAAACAATGATCATTTACATACTTCTCTAGCTTGTCAGGCAGCTGTAAGGTTATTCCAAAGGAGGGGTGAAGTTCAACCATTAAAAGAATTGCTTTTTATGGAAGTTCCCTCGTCAACTGAATGGGGGCTGAATAAAACTATGAATCAATATTCACCGAATACATTTATTGAAATTGGAGAAAAAAACGTAAATAAAAAATTGGAAGCTTTATCTCACTATAGAGGGGTTATGAGAGATTACCCACACCCAAGAAGTCATGATTATATTAAAGGACTAGCTTCTTATCGGGGCGGACAAGCTGGAATGGTTTATGCTGAATCTTTCGAAAGTGTTTTTAGGCGGGACTTTTAA
- a CDS encoding glycosyltransferase family 4 protein yields MRKKGDVLFLCQYFYPEYVSSATLPFDTAVALSESGLKVGALSGYPKEYFKSETKVPLKETHKGIKIKRLKYIQLKRSNFIGRLINYFSFTVSVILNFDEIIKYKSVIVYSNPPILPLVPTIAKKFFKTKMVFVSYDVYPEMAFATNATKEGSFISKIMNLVNKVVFNQVDKVVALSHEMKNYLVNNRNIASAQVEVIPNWYEDKAIHTEESFPSANTFNSLKKDGDLIVSYFGNMGVCQDLDTIVEAIRQVKSNSKIKFIFAGHGNKMDHLKNIVKSENMENVFVYDFLHGQDFQDALNISNCFLVSLAKGLKGLAVPSKTYSYMAAGKPVISIMDRESDIAEDLIENNAGYALEVGESQKLVNALEELLHDKDKRKRMGDNCRTVFASKYTKEHSTRKYVKMTQRLLGEQNYV; encoded by the coding sequence ATGAGAAAAAAAGGTGATGTATTGTTCTTGTGTCAGTATTTTTATCCAGAGTATGTATCATCAGCTACTTTACCTTTTGATACAGCTGTAGCACTAAGTGAGTCAGGGCTTAAAGTAGGTGCACTTTCTGGGTATCCAAAAGAGTATTTCAAAAGCGAAACTAAAGTACCCTTAAAGGAAACACATAAGGGGATAAAAATAAAAAGGTTAAAGTATATCCAACTAAAAAGAAGTAATTTCATTGGAAGATTAATTAACTATTTTTCATTTACTGTTTCAGTAATTCTTAATTTTGACGAAATAATAAAATATAAATCTGTAATTGTATATTCTAATCCACCCATTTTACCTTTAGTTCCAACAATAGCTAAAAAATTCTTTAAAACGAAAATGGTTTTTGTAAGTTATGATGTGTATCCTGAAATGGCTTTTGCAACAAATGCAACTAAAGAAGGTAGTTTTATAAGTAAAATAATGAACCTAGTAAATAAAGTAGTATTTAACCAGGTTGATAAAGTGGTGGCTTTATCTCACGAAATGAAAAACTATTTAGTTAATAATAGGAATATTGCTAGTGCACAAGTCGAGGTCATTCCTAATTGGTATGAAGATAAAGCTATTCATACTGAAGAATCCTTCCCTTCTGCAAATACTTTTAATTCTTTGAAAAAAGATGGTGATTTAATAGTTTCTTATTTTGGTAATATGGGAGTATGCCAAGACCTTGATACTATTGTTGAAGCTATAAGACAAGTAAAAAGTAATTCTAAAATAAAATTCATTTTTGCAGGTCATGGAAATAAGATGGATCATTTAAAGAATATTGTTAAAAGTGAAAATATGGAAAATGTATTCGTTTATGATTTTCTTCATGGACAAGATTTTCAAGATGCCCTCAACATAAGTAATTGTTTTTTGGTTAGCTTGGCAAAAGGATTAAAAGGTTTAGCTGTACCGAGTAAAACATACAGCTATATGGCTGCGGGGAAACCTGTAATTTCTATTATGGATAGGGAGTCGGACATAGCTGAAGACTTAATTGAAAATAATGCAGGCTATGCTTTGGAAGTAGGAGAAAGCCAAAAGCTAGTAAATGCTTTAGAAGAATTGCTCCATGATAAAGATAAAAGGAAACGTATGGGAGACAATTGTAGAACAGTATTTGCTTCTAAGTACACAAAAGAACACAGCACTAGAAAATATGTGAAAATGACACAGAGGTTACTGGGGGAACAAAACTATGTTTGA